Sequence from the Christiangramia fulva genome:
TTTGACAGATTTCAATAAAAATATATTAACGATTAAATGAATATGAAAAAGACCCAATTTTTACTCCTCTTTTTTTTGACAGGATTTTTATTTACCTCCTGCTCCAAAGAAGATATGAATGATAATCCCGTAGATCCAAATGCGGAGCTATCAGGAGAAAAACCTACAGATAATATAGATCTTGAAATAAAAGATTTTGAATGGAAAGCAATGAATGTCTGGTATCTTTTCCAGGACGATAAAGAAGTATTACAGGATGATTATTTTGCGAATCAAACCGAACTTAACACCTGGCTTTCTACCTGGGACACCCCGGAAGATCTTTTTTATGATGGTCTTCTCTATGACTATCCCAATATAGATAGGTTTAGCTGGATAGTAGATGATTATACAGAACTTGAAAATGAATTTGCTGGAATTTCCCAATCAAGCGGAATGAATTTTGGCTTGGCGAGATTATGTAGTGGTTGTTCAGAGATTGCCGGATTAGTTAGGTATGTTGTTCCAGGTTCACCAGCTGATTTAGCAGGAATAAAACGAGGAATGTTGTTCACTGAGGTGGACGGGCAAAAATTAACCGTTGATAATTACAGGACATTACTTTATACCACTTTATCTCTAACCTATGGTTTTAATGATTTAAGCCAGGGTACGGTTGGTGATGTCAATAAAGAAATTGATATCACTAAAACAACGGTTATTGAGAATCCGGTTTATATTGCCAAAACCTTTGACCTTAACGGCAAAAAGGTAGGATACCTTATGTACAATAACTTTGTCCATAATTATGATGATGAATTAAATGACGTTTTCGCTGATTTTAAAACTAAAGGGATTTCTGATCTCATTCTGGACTTACGATATAATACTGGTGGCCGATTGACTTCTGCAGTTGATTTGGGAAGTATGATCAATGGACAGCTAAAAGGGAAAGTATTTCTAAAAGAAAAATACAATAGCTATATAACTCAGGCTTTCACCGAACAGTTTGGAGCAGAATCACTTATTACCAAATTTGATGATCAAATCTATGAATATGATAATAATTCCGATTTTCCTGCTCAACCTATAAACAGCCTTAAT
This genomic interval carries:
- a CDS encoding S41 family peptidase produces the protein MKKTQFLLLFFLTGFLFTSCSKEDMNDNPVDPNAELSGEKPTDNIDLEIKDFEWKAMNVWYLFQDDKEVLQDDYFANQTELNTWLSTWDTPEDLFYDGLLYDYPNIDRFSWIVDDYTELENEFAGISQSSGMNFGLARLCSGCSEIAGLVRYVVPGSPADLAGIKRGMLFTEVDGQKLTVDNYRTLLYTTLSLTYGFNDLSQGTVGDVNKEIDITKTTVIENPVYIAKTFDLNGKKVGYLMYNNFVHNYDDELNDVFADFKTKGISDLILDLRYNTGGRLTSAVDLGSMINGQLKGKVFLKEKYNSYITQAFTEQFGAESLITKFDDQIYEYDNNSDFPAQPINSLNLNKLYVITSGSTYSASEVLINGLSPYMDVIKVGDTTGGKFQASITLYDTKAPNFQKNSGNLNPDHKYALQPLVSSNTNANGEAYPEGLIPDEAQYESIFTYGILGDENEPLLNTALGLISGNTSRSRLQRDTNKSYRKLPTISESNAQSPTFGKMYVDGLHPKLSLEE